One part of the Equus asinus isolate D_3611 breed Donkey chromosome 6, EquAss-T2T_v2, whole genome shotgun sequence genome encodes these proteins:
- the CYRIA gene encoding CYFIP-related Rac1 interactor A isoform X3 yields the protein MRNPAIQNDFSYYRRTISRNRINNMHLDIENEVNNEMANRMSLFYAEATPMLKTLSNATMHFVSENKTLPIENTTDCLSTMTSVCKVMLETPEYRSRFTSEETLMFCMRVMVGVIILYDHVHPMGAFCKTSKIDMKGCIKVLKEQAPDSVEGLLNALRFTTKHLNDESTSKQIRAMLQ from the exons ATGAGGAACCCCGCTATTCAGAATGACTTCAGCTACTACAGAAGGACAATAAGTCGTAATCGCATCAACAACATGCAT CTAGACATTGAGAATGAAGTCAATAATGAGATGGCCAATCGAATGTCCCTCTTCTATGCAGAAGCCACGCCAATGCTGAAAACCCTTAGCAATGCCACAATGCACTTTGTCTCCGAA AACAAAACTCTGCCAATAGAGAACACCACAGACTGCCTCAGTACAATGACAAGTGTTTGTAAAGTCATGCTGGAAACTCC ggAGTACAGGAGTAGGTTTACGAGTGAAGAAACGCTGATGTTCTGCATGAGGGTGATGGTGGGGGTCATCATCCTCTACGACCACGTCCACCCTATGGGAGCTTTCTGCAAGACATCCAAGATTGAC ATGAAAGGCTGTATAAAAGTTTTGAAGGAACAGGCCCCGGACAGTGTGGAGGGGCTGCTGAATGCCCTCAG GTTCACTACAAAGCACTTGAATGATGAATCGACTTCCAAACAGATTCGAGCAATGCTTCAGTAA